From the Porites lutea chromosome 5, jaPorLute2.1, whole genome shotgun sequence genome, the window tgaccctaaatggaacctgattcactcgATTTCCTAACTCTAATCACTAAACTCAGAGACATTCGTTGTTcggcgttctgcaaaatacccctgcgACAAGACAGGTGTTATTCTCAGATTAGTTTGCCATTTGCCATTAATTATGATAAATCGGATGCTAAAGCCGAGTCTCTATTATAGATATAGGGATAAACAATGAAATTTTCCTTTGAAGAATTTAGGAGCATGAGCTTTAACATTGTAATATTACCAAAGAGTACTTTAGAGGTGTTAAACAACACGAGATTCGACCTCTTTAATACCGTTTTCAAACTGGACCTACATCCTTGTCAATGTAAAACCTAACCAAGTCTTGGATTCCTTGTAGTGGGTTGCTAAGTTAATTGCaaaaatgtgtaagtaaaagtgatattttgaagCAGAAGAAGTACGTGTGGTTGATTGAGTATTTATTTCTGTGTAGTCACAGGTAAGCTGTTCTCTTTCCTTCACTGGCTTCGCAGGAAGCTGTTCATAGCTGGAACCTTACTACTTTGTCAATGTTTTTCATCGTATATATCTTAGCATCGCATGGATTGGTCCATGTTTTCTAGGCCATTACTATCAGGCTAGCTTGAACGAAAGCAAACAGTTACCaacagtaattttgttacccGCCCCCCTCCCTTTGGAGGAGTTGTGTTGTGTTATGTAACCGTTTAAGTTTTGGCGGGTCACTCCTTGAGGTGCGGTTAAGTCCTCCCTCAAGCTTTTGGCCttgcttgtgtcttgccatcttaTTCCTTTGCCTTAATCGTGTCCGATCCAGCCCGTGCGGGAGATAAGAAAGGGTCTGCCAATATTCTTGTCCTACCCCACAGTAGTGGGGCGATAAGTGAGGCTTGTGTTATTTTGTGCGCATAACCCTAAGTAGCTATAACCTGCCACAGAGctgtgccccccccccccccccccattacgCCATCTATATTAgtagttgttgtcttttttaggCTGTGTGCGTTATTTAGTTGCTTGACTTTTTAATACATATCTTAAGCGGAATAGTGACATGAATTGAACGTATGTCGCAGAGGAGTTTTCTCTTAGCCAAGGAGGATGCTTATTTAATGTTTTCTTGCGAGAGGCCCTAATTTCTGCGCCAGTCGCTTTGATCAGTGCCCGCTTGCTTGAGATTCAGCTAAACTCGTGCCTGTACATCCAGATAGAGGTCTGGCTCGTAGGCTTCATTGGACTACCCTGCGCGTCAGAGATTTCTTATACACGGTTTCCGCTAGTCTGCGTGGCAgacgttcgaaagggaagggaaagggaattagggcgcgagaccacgcgcgagggaggagggagcCCCTCGCGCCCCTCGCCCCTCGCGCCCCTCGCgttctctcgcgcctaaaactccctttcacaaagctccctttcccttccctttcaaacgcctgccacgcaggctagtttcCGCCGAAGAATTGTTCCATCCAGAGGAAAACGAAAAAggaacacaaaaacaacaagaattGTGGTTGCCAAATGATTGCAGAGTATGGAATGACTGAGGCATTTTTAGACTAACTTCGAAATGATGGgtgtcaacctcgttcccatggCTGGAAAATATCTGGGAACGATGTTACAACGCTTAAGtcatttctttcttctttttctttatgtCGGGGTCGACGGAGTTtactttttcttcaaatttcttGCAAAACGAACCCGCCAAGTCAAACAGCAACTTGCAAATTTCCAGCAGAGTCAAAAGAGATACTCCTGCGAAAAGTCCCAATGAACCTCCGATGTTGCTGATGAGATCTTTAAACTAAGAAAATAaagtacaaaaataaatttactGATGAATCAATATTCCATGATATTCGTACATCGCAGAGTGCTGTCTGTCTATTCCAATACTACGCTTCattatttctaaataaaaagtttactttaagAATCAACCCCAAATATAGACAAAGGAGCTGTGCCAACGACCCAcgtcagtttcagtttattgttttgccatTAAGATATACAGGCAACAAGTTCTAAATATTTTAAGGCTAATTgcgaggaagcccaagggaACCACCGCGCTTAAAAGGAATGGACTCCCTCAAGGTGACCCAAACGGATGGTACTCAGCCCGGTTACAGTTGGGTGAAACACCTTGGGTCAGCTGCTTTAACCATTGACGTCGGACTCCagtcaaactctttatttcaacaCCAGACGTTACCAGTTACGTCGGAGGTTACGTTATCTGGCCCTGAAATGTCTATAGTCCTCCTGGTCGGAATTGGATATCAGTTCATCACAAGGTTATCCCCAACAGTAATACGTTTTCAAAGACCAGTTTCGAATTTTTAAAGTTCATACCTCACTCAGAGGCTGGGGTTTATAAATCAAAAGAAATCGCATTGAGATCCACTGATAAATCATTgacatgttttgttttacattggACTCTCTTTTAACGGACACCTCGGTGATACGGACACTAAGAGATGTCCCGACTTTTCTCtgctccctttatttgactctctatgaGACGGGCAACACTCGTGGACGGACACTATGTGCCGGTCCCAAAAGTGTCCTCTTTAGAGAGATTGGACACTGCTTCCCTCACCCACTGAGCCAAGTATAATTCATTATAATTCAAAACTGGCCTTTTGAACTTTGCAAAACTTGTGGATACAGTCTTCATTCACCTCGTATCTTGGCACTTGTTGGATGATCTCTGTTGTCATGCTCTTGTAGTAAACGTCAACCCGCGCCAAATTTCTTCTGTTAAGGAAAAACAATTTGTTAAAGACTGAACAAAGCCATTTCTTGCATCAGATCggtatttatttcttagttttcgGTTTGGTGTTCATTAGCCTAAGCTCAGAGGTTCATTAACCTCGGCCGCCATGCGCATGCACTAAAGCAGTTGCCTCCTGTTCTTTTTTGAACCGTCAAGCTCTcccttaaaatcattttttgacttgCCCCAACTCTCCATCAGTTTCAACGTCCAACATGGTGGGAGAACAGTATCACAAGAGTATCATCGTTCGCACTGCAAAATACGACTGATTTGCAGGTTAGTTCTCATCCTTATCTAAAAGACAGGAAAGTAAGACCTGAATGAAGAGGAAAAGGAAACTGAGCTATTGTTATCATACCTGGCTTGTGTTATATCACTCACTGTATTGAAAGCTCTATTGCCCAATCTTTCCAGCAGATGCGACTTCTaataaattataaagaaaacCAATGCTGATGATTTACACAAAAGTATTGCGATATCTTACATGTATCACGGCCTGTTTATGAGATTCCACATCGAAGGGTGGCTAGATTAACTTACTAAACTGTTTTATCCTCGCCAGCATCATATGGGACATGTAACGGATACAAGGCTTGGAGGTGCGTCAGGGATGATGCCCATAGGAAAGGTACATAGGGAAAGAAAAAGTAAGTAGCCCCCTtccttagcctgcgaaaacagccgtttcccCTCCCCAGCCGCGAGGAGTggggagaaacggctgttttcggaGACTACCCCTTCCTTGGCTCAGTCTATAGCCATGGGTGTCTAGATGCGCCCTCGTTACTGCCCACTCATGGTGGGTGGGGGGTACCGTCGTAAGCCTATCCCCTTTTCTCTTGCCTCGGTTGGACGTCATAAAGGATAAGAGAGGCTGTTTAAAGATAAATCAGCTCACCAGGTATCCTTCAGTCGGCCATATTGCTGAGGATACAGTAGCAGGATACTCGAATAACCTAAAAAGAATCAAGACATGTGAGAGCCAAGTTTCAGATCTTTCCGGTCTGAAAAGTTCACTTTGCCTCGCACTTAAGCTACAGATTGAGTAGCCTGTAAAGCAGGCTTTCAAAGGGCGTTGGTAATTAAGGAGAAAGAGGGACATCTTGTGATGGGAAAGTTCCCTTTTTTCTTCCTCGTACACCCGATTTACTTCGCCCTTTCCCTGGGTTGATTACGAGGCAGGCTTCATGTTGAGTAGTCATTTCGCGAGCGACCAATGAGGATCCCCAGTAGggttttcgggatccgggatttcccttatttgaagctcgAGATTCGGGATATGAAGGTAAAATGCGgacgagattcgggattgaaagtacgGGCGCAAGGTGGGATGCCAAAActaaccctcgggattacgggattgcaccagattttgggtcgggattacgggatgtAAGAACCCTATTGGGGATTTCCTGCGAAATGACAGAAACgattgcagaaattccatactgatgatgcttTACGACCCAGACCGtatctgtcaaaaatggtatataaagggGCCATGATAAGTTTGGCAGATAGACATGAACTGCAAaagaccgcaaacgaatatgccgcagaacgtaggatctaACAGAAGACCTGATCAGCCAAATTATACAAAGTAGACACATTGACTTGCAATTGTGCAAAATTGATcctactacgtgaaaattaacgttgcaagacatcaacacgaaaCCGAAAGAACCCAAAAGAAAGAACCCCGCTCTGTCTTGGGTTCTACTGTGTCTACTTTGAAGGTCTATTTTATAGATCCGATGTGCTCTACATTTTGTATGGTTTGTCCATGTTCCTATGGTTGGTTCTGTCCATCCTATATTTTCTTTGCGAGACATCAACtcgacacttggactcttgccctccCGGAGACACGTAATATGGCGTGATTCGGCTGTGGGTGTTGGAGTTCAATGTCATGGCTCAAATCAGAGTGAGCGGGTTATTTTTCAGCAGATATTTGCTGTTTATTACGCCGTCCTGACGAGCCACAATAATGGCGGAACAACTGTCGACGGCTACAACCCCGCTCTGTTTTGGGTTCTTttggtgtcgtgttgatgtcttgcaaagttaattttcacgtagtacgatcagctttgcagaattcaaCGTGTCTATACGGTTGGCCCTAGCGGCGGAGCCTCCCGTACAAATATAGGTTGAGAACCTCCCCCGGGGCCGTGATTTGGAGCCTTTTATCTAAGAATATGATACCTAGTGTAACCGTCGTTGAGGAACAAATTTGTGGGTGCAGCTGTCAGAAAGAGTGCCTGACCAGTAACTGGTAATATGTTCATATCCGAGCTTTGGTTTCGCATTGACTTGCCTGCAGTCTTGAGGACAGTTGCATGGAATGTTTCCCAACCTTATTTCGCGACTCAGTTCTTTGGCACATCGTACTTGATATATAAAAAGACAATGCATTTGTTAATAATCGACAAAGGTTTTACAGTGATTCTCACAAAAAATGTACTCCTAATCAAAAGACCCTTATAATTAAATGAATGCTATGCTTTTTAAAGATGAAAGGAACGGGAATTGTagtattttgaattttaaacaTAACGAACAAAAGAATTGATGACCCTGGAAAATAGAGGATCTTACAAGGCAACTTGGAGAGACGAAATtcctcttcgagtgttgaaaagcATTTCATCATTTCACGAATAAGCGCATCGACTGTCGGCCGATGATGCCTAAATCTCAGCCCATGATGCCTAAATACACAACATCCTGTTTTTGAGGACGAAAAGAGAAtctcgtatctccaagcggccatgtcaTGATCTAAtcattatataaacaccaatgaaattcCATGTCTTTTAACctataagtttttttttgctaccACAGGCGCGATTCATCATGTAGTAAAGATGATCTCTTCACGCTCAAAGATAACAAGCTGCATGAAATGTtgttttcacatgtgaagatatcatgttttcgcggAAACTTCGCTTGGTAATTCATCCGTGGTTATATGATGAAAACCTTCATAATGTTAGTCCTGCAAGACGGGAAATACAAGAGCCTAGAACTTATCGTGCTTTCAGTGTTGAGGGCGGGCAAACCTAGTCAGGTGTTACAACCAAGCGGAGACTGTGCATTCAAACAACGCAAATGGTTGGAAAAGGGTACATAAGCTTAATAGAGAAGGGAAGAGTATTACTTCAGTCGGTAACAAATAAGAGAGACGGAGTGACTCCCGCGCCACCTACCTCAGCCAATCATAggctaagaaaatttttgactTTGTCAGGGTTCTTTCGCAAGTTACCCAGAAGCCTTTGTTACTGTGGGGAACTGGCACTCAGCATGACGTCAGTATCAAGTGTCCCCGTTTTGGAAAATTCCATCCCCTCACGAAATTTTCTTGAAGATTCTGAATGTTTTCTGCTGTTGTCTTTGATTGTTATTCCGAGAAGATGATGTATTGCTAGTCTGAAGGTTTTGAATTATAATCTTGAAGATCATCTGAAGTAAGTCTTCGATTGTGTTTGTTCTATTCAGTTACAGTCAATAAAACATTTACCAGGAAGTTTTCACTGGAAACCCCATGCCTATTTCGGGAACGTTTTGGGAGCTGTCCTTTACGGCTCCTAGGGaatattttattcaattttgtgACATCTGATTGGTACTAAAGCTGGTGTTTCGATTGAAAATAAAGCATGAGTATGATAATTCTCATATAGATTTTAGTGTCGAGGAAACGAgcgtaagaaaaaaaacagccaGAGCAACGCACCTTGAACTGAATCAAATGGATCACAATTTGGTGTGATAGGATAAGCCGCTCCAGAGCACCCACAATTTCTCAACTGCTTGTTGGCAACACAAGACTTTTTACAGGCCTAAGACCATAAACAAAAGGACTTTCTGCAGGCTATTCCATCAAAGTGCAGTTATTGTACCTTAGAATGCTGTAGTAAGCAAGATTCTGACTTTGAAACCCTAAGTTCCGCGAAATCTTTTTAGCAATGACACAATCGCAGCCTCCTCTTAACGCGTGCTTTTTTTCTCCCTGTTTGTTTTTCTCAGTAGCATTTCAAAAAAGCTTTATCACGaagaaatgcttaaaaaatagCAGCTCAAAATATTAAaggaatgtataaaaaacatagcaaatatGAAGAGAGGAACGGCTggataaacttgaagaaaattgaTACGGAATGGAATCGAGGTTTTTGAAACCTTTTTActgcctaacagtttttcaacgTTCTTTTTATTTCCTGTAACTTTTGATGTAATGCTTGGGGAACAATTTTGTTTCACATGAAACAGTGGATTTGCCATTTACAAGTAAATGCTTTGCTAACACAAAGTTTCTTTGGGATAAGGACGTGTAATTGCcaatattaacaaaataaattagACAGACGTGACACGACCCCTTTTAAGTCTCAGTAAACGAACAGAGCTCTTTTTATCATTTCAAATGCGCTCGCATCCTATCATGTTGTCTGCTTGTTACTATACGTGGCACATGCTTCGTAACCTTAGGCAACAGCTTCCTGTTCCTGCGGAAGTGTTAATCGATCGAAAAGATCACAACTATTAAACAacgatagcctgcgagcaagctctccggggcgttCTAGCGGCGGGGCGGGAACCCAGAAcgccccagagagcttgctcgcaggctaaaacaatgacaaaaacaacaacaacatgacttGCCATTTCCGAGTAACTTCTGTTTACGTAGATAATGTATCCGCCTTTACTGCAAGATGTTCCCTCATATGGCTTGTCTAGTCGACTAACAATTCTCTGTATAGATAAGCAGGTAGTGTTTGCTCATTAGATCTATGCGTTCACGGAAAATCCATCAGTTTTTTAAGTACAGCCCATAGGATTTCATACTCCAGTGAAAGCTAACCCTCGGAAACCCAGGTGCAAAATCATCTCAAAGTTTACAAGAAGAACGGTAGTGATCCTGGACATTTTACTTGTAAATGATTCAGATCAGTTAAAGATTCTGACAAACTGGCCACCTACCCCTCCTTAAGTGACGAGTAAGTAGGTCAGGGGAGGGGTATAAGGAAAGTTTCCCTCATACTCAACTTCAATGTCTCCTGAACTGGTTCAGCCACTTTCAGTGATAAAATACCAAGGAAACCCTAGAAATTACATTTCAGCCATACATGCGACCTGAGTTCGCAACACCACTTCTGGTTTTCCTGCGAAATGACGACTGAAGAGCGAGcagagaaattccatactgatggcaTGTCACTGCCCACCTCAGGGTAGTGCCCAAGTGGGGGAACATCCCCCCGGGTTAATGGTAAGGCACCCGGGCAGGGTCTCTGTTGAACCACCTCAGCTACTTCTGGGTATCTAAAGATGATGGAAGATCAATGAAGGAGGCATTTGGGTTGTATTTTGAATGGAAAAGGGGGAAAATTGAAATCATGAAAAATAGGGTAGAAAAAGTCatagcggagccccatagctaggAAAATTTGGAACACACGTGATCGTACGTCCGCCCGACTGTCCGTCCGTCCGTaacacagggaaaccaatgtgaaatgACACACTTTGATTTCTAGCTAGTGTGGTAGCCTGCAACCTGAATTTTTGTCAATTGACAGTTGTAAAAagaaggtatccgctgaccagtagcACATGACTGTATCGAGGGCTCAAGTGCAACACATCGAGTTAACCGCTCACAAGTCGCTGGTTTTCAACTGATTGCAGGCTCTACTCcaagtggatttctttgcaatgtttttcattaaagggagcttcgcctttagccttggctaaatctacatattacACACATAGAATAATCTTTGTAGTAAACATGACACTTGCAAGGTAAACGTTATCCTTGATGTGGCTAAAATGATGTTGATGTGGCTTGATGTGGCCGGCGAGAAACTTTGGGAAACTCACTTTTGTGAAACCAATGTTTGTAGCTTGCCCTGGTGCAATGAGGTACCCATTCTCCTCCGGAAAGTGCATCTCCATTGTGCTCGTAACATCCACTACAGCTCCATATGACTCTGAAAAATCTTCATAGTAATCATCCGCTTCAATGTTTAGGACTAGAGATAATCCTGAtgcaagataacaaaaaaaaaacatttttagagGCCAGCTGGTCGCTTAGGATTATCTAAAAGACATTTGACTCAACAGAAATTAAAAGGTGTGACCGTGAGATCCAGCCTTCGAATGTAAGCTAGAGAAATCAGTCTTTTGACGACTACTGAAAAAGCATCTTTATTTAGCTTTCAAGGagttttgtaattattattgcTGGATGCACACTGATAAgtgtgtctaaaaataacttggtACATGATATCGACTTAGTCTTGGGGTTGTTTATCTCCGGGAAATGTTCTCCTGACAGCACCAGGGCTAGTTCCTAAGTGTCTTGTGATATTGCAGCTTTGATGAAGAGCTTACCATTTTCACTTCCCGGTGCCGTGACGTTAGTTTTGACGTTCCTTTCATTAAACACATAACAGTTACCAAACACGTAGTTGTAGAAGTATGTGAAGTTCCtaaagaagacaaaataaaaGCTTGGTAATTCGATCTAGAAAAGATAGACTGTTCATAATACAGATTCCCTtcacttttagtttttttactttgttagTAGAAGACAAGAGATCATAAGATATTTAAAATGAATTGTCCAAATTGTCATGGTAACTGTAACACCTAACTTCCGCAGAGCGGCAAAAGTTTTTAATCAGTATACCCGATAAATGAGCGCCATTCAGGCGATTCAGTCAAACAGGCTGGAGAAGGAAGACCAACGGCAAAAAATAAACATGTAAAGTTGACCACAAGGTTCCAGGACGGCTTTGTAAACGTTTGAGATTAATTAATGATGCTTATGTCTTGTTACACtctttagtactctatttgtTTAAATTAAGGTGTACTTTTGACGTAAATTACAACATGAACCCTTAATAtagacacctcgttattacggacatTTTCTATACCCGTCAGTTTCGGACACTTTCTATACCcccagtgtctgtattaacggggtttgatcGTACAAGGGACAAGGATCCACATGGGTGTCCACGGTTTggacagtcagtcagtctgtcatTCAGTTAATCCATGGAAGTACTGGGCACGAGAAAAAACGGGCGtgcgagaaggagacacgcgaaGGGAGAGAGAGCTCCCTCACCCCTTTCCTGTCTCCCttgcgcgcgcccgttctctctttcgcccaccacttccaagcgcctgctacgaaGGCTACCATGGGCGTGTCGACAACTTCAGCGGAGTTAAGAATCACATAGCAAGCATAGTTACTGTACTAACTGTGGTCCACACGCTTCCCCATTCCATTCACAGTCCAGTATAAGATCCTCAACTTGGTGTCCGATGGACTTTTGAAGTGTTCTATTCATGGTTGCCAGCAATGCGTGTTTGTAAGAATTGATGAGCTTCCTACGTGTTCCTGCATCAAACAAAACTTTAGAAGTATTGTTCAACAACTAAACTAATTTTCACCCGTATGGCAGCTTTTCACGTTTCCCAGTTTAAGCAGTAAAAGCCAAAATATTTTACAGTAAAGATAAGCGATGAAATATGACGTTTTTGCATATAGCAAACTcaggttttaaaatttcaagccttttcatttaaaaattgaaaGCCTTGGTTATACTGGCGCTATGGaagcaaagacaaaaacaaaaagaaagttaGTTCTAGTGTAAATCAGAACAACACAACAGAACAGAAACTTTGTTTCCATGCTGCTTTTTTGTTCACAATGAAGGTGAAAAGTTGAAGGGGAAAATCAAGGTGCGAGCTTTGCTGTTGTCAAAGTAAAAAAGTAAGCCTTATAATTATCTGTTCAAAAAACCAAATGAACTATGCTCAGGCCCAAGGGTTGTGCTATCGTTGTTCCTAACTTAGTACAACTGAGTTCGTCTTTGGCTTGACATTTGTTCAAAAGTCGGACTTTATTGCAACAGGATGTGGGAAGATGAACATGTAAAAATGTTGTGTGTACTGAGTAGTATAGTAGGAATCGTTTATTCCGCTTATTGCTCCGGGATTATATTACACTGTAACACCTTTTGTGTTTTGTCGCGGTGGGATAAAATCGAAGTAGGATGATAACCTAATCTACGTTTCTTTGTCTTTAATATAACAGTTTGAACAAGATTTAACAAGTTTTGATTGATTATGTCACCATTTTGATTGGTAGACTTTGGAGGAACGTTCATTTAACAACGGAAAAAGCGCCAACTCACAGCTCACCTAACACCACTAAAACGTAACGCAAATATCCAAGTTTTATCTCCTGTCACCACCACCATCAACACATTTCGATTGTTTTCGCTCGTCTATTGTTGAAAACTGCCACATGAGCACCTGgaaatgaggaggaggtggaTGGAATGGAATTGTGGTGATGGTGGTGCAGGGaattcaggggcacctaacgagaatatagttcaaaaccacttaaacatagcattgttaaacgtattttagtatttaaacg encodes:
- the LOC140938304 gene encoding epithelial sodium channel subunit alpha-like, translating into MGEEADEFKTPKKGSKVAKKLREFCTETTAHGLGRIASSTSRLERVIWSTCLLAAVVSMTYHGISLVSEYLTFPVDVKVELRYTNSQPFPAVVVCNMNSIKKSALKTILDDNGTVAILGMIENLHLNGTRRKLINSYKHALLATMNRTLQKSIGHQVEDLILDCEWNGEACGPQNFTYFYNYVFGNCYVFNERNVKTNVTAPGSENGLSLVLNIEADDYYEDFSESYGAVVDVTSTMEMHFPEENGYLIAPGQATNIGFTKRIVSRLDKPYEGTSCSKGGYIIYVNRSYSEMACKKSCVANKQLRNCGCSGAAYPITPNCDPFDSVQGYSSILLLYPQQYGRLKDTW